A region of Butyricicoccus intestinisimiae DNA encodes the following proteins:
- a CDS encoding DNA polymerase III subunit: MTFASLLGNEELKAAWQHALHGRFPQSILLTGPKGIGKLTAARVLTMALLCESTGEKPCGQCAACRKVEQNYHSDVTCIDAGDAEIKVDTARRIRSECAVYPGDSDRRIFLIRHAQNMNAAAQNALLKLLEEPPEYAFFILMTENESAILPTILSRCTQYAMVPLDTGCVMQLLRRQYPDKDSAVLQCAAAGCQGIAGDALAALSDEAEEMTQLAGEFLRALECRQELGLLQAAENCSGLSRQQFSHVLTALRTALRDAIFCARGIPSPLLPALSEQTQAVSRTLTVRQLLALYDWMGELDERISRNPSMALLTGCLAAGSFERIQ, encoded by the coding sequence ATGACGTTTGCCAGTTTGCTGGGAAATGAAGAATTGAAAGCAGCTTGGCAGCATGCCCTGCACGGACGCTTTCCGCAGAGCATTTTGCTGACCGGTCCGAAAGGCATCGGCAAGCTGACCGCGGCACGCGTGCTGACGATGGCACTGCTGTGTGAGAGCACGGGAGAAAAGCCGTGCGGACAGTGTGCCGCCTGCCGAAAGGTCGAGCAAAATTATCATTCCGATGTCACCTGCATTGATGCGGGCGATGCGGAAATTAAAGTGGACACTGCACGCCGCATTCGATCGGAATGTGCCGTGTATCCGGGCGACAGCGACCGCCGCATTTTCCTCATTCGCCATGCGCAGAACATGAACGCTGCGGCGCAAAATGCCCTGCTCAAACTGCTGGAAGAACCGCCGGAATATGCGTTTTTCATTTTGATGACGGAAAATGAAAGTGCCATCCTGCCGACGATTTTGTCGCGCTGCACGCAATATGCCATGGTGCCGCTGGATACCGGCTGTGTCATGCAGCTGCTGCGCCGACAGTATCCGGATAAAGACAGCGCAGTGCTGCAATGCGCCGCCGCAGGCTGTCAGGGCATCGCGGGTGACGCGCTGGCGGCACTCAGCGATGAGGCGGAAGAAATGACGCAGCTGGCGGGCGAATTTTTGCGTGCATTGGAGTGCAGGCAAGAGCTGGGACTGCTGCAGGCGGCAGAAAACTGCTCCGGCTTATCGCGGCAGCAGTTTTCTCATGTGCTGACAGCGCTGCGCACCGCACTGCGCGATGCGATTTTCTGCGCGCGCGGCATACCGTCCCCGCTGCTTCCGGCTCTGTCCGAACAGACACAGGCGGTGAGCCGAACGCTCACCGTGCGCCAATTGCTCGCACTGTATGATTGGATGGGAGAGCTGGACGAACGCATTTCCCGCAATCCGAGCATGGCGCTGCTGACAGGATGTCTTGCCGCCGGAAGCTTTGAGCGGATACAATAG
- a CDS encoding aminotransferase class I/II-fold pyridoxal phosphate-dependent enzyme encodes MSDARLYEQLRKQAARKAARFHMPGHKGRPVLPELNFPFPIDYTEIEGTGNLYEGDEPILSAERDAARYYGARDCLFLTGGSTQALMTAIGAAVPEGGTLILDRNCHKSVTHAMALLDLTPVFVVPEPLDGMPGLLDAQDVEHALRQNPQASAVLVTSPNYYGILQNIPQLAEICHTHGVPLLVDAAHGAHCKAVGLPSPIEQGADLAAVSTHKTLPAWGQSAILLSSGRIPFDTLLETAPLFGTSSPSYLLLASIDLARAWLEGDGAQAYAQCAARVQALRREIAQVTAFDTLTEEKAPLDPCRLTIRCTNTNVTGQELSAILHADFAIDAEMADANYLVCICTGADTERDYARLMGALRDKRFCAVSKPHRQPLPFPEPERVCSVRKAWFGAKTTVPLGHSAGKICARPITPYPPGVPLVYPGERIRQVHIEFLRDGWYTDTASICVMDGDF; translated from the coding sequence ATGTCTGACGCAAGATTGTACGAACAATTACGGAAACAGGCGGCTCGCAAGGCCGCCCGTTTTCATATGCCGGGACACAAAGGCCGTCCGGTTTTGCCGGAGCTGAATTTTCCGTTTCCGATTGATTACACGGAAATCGAGGGAACCGGCAATTTGTATGAGGGAGATGAACCGATTCTCTCCGCTGAGCGCGATGCCGCGCGATACTATGGCGCCCGTGACTGTCTGTTTTTGACGGGCGGCTCGACGCAGGCGCTGATGACGGCGATCGGCGCGGCTGTGCCAGAGGGCGGCACGCTGATTTTAGATCGGAATTGTCACAAATCCGTCACGCACGCGATGGCACTGCTGGATTTGACACCGGTGTTTGTCGTGCCGGAGCCGCTGGACGGCATGCCGGGACTGCTTGACGCGCAAGATGTGGAACATGCGCTGAGGCAGAACCCGCAGGCGTCCGCCGTTTTGGTGACCAGCCCGAACTACTATGGTATTTTGCAAAATATTCCCCAGTTGGCGGAGATTTGTCATACGCACGGCGTGCCGCTGCTCGTCGATGCGGCGCATGGCGCCCATTGCAAGGCGGTTGGTCTGCCGTCTCCCATCGAGCAGGGCGCGGATTTGGCGGCGGTGAGCACACATAAGACACTGCCCGCATGGGGACAAAGCGCGATTTTGCTCTCGTCCGGCCGCATTCCGTTTGACACGCTGCTGGAGACGGCACCGCTGTTCGGCACGTCCAGCCCATCGTATCTGCTTCTCGCGTCCATTGACTTGGCGCGGGCTTGGCTGGAAGGCGACGGCGCACAGGCGTATGCGCAGTGTGCCGCGCGGGTGCAGGCACTGCGGCGGGAGATTGCGCAGGTAACCGCATTTGATACCCTGACAGAGGAAAAGGCACCGCTTGACCCGTGTCGGCTGACCATTCGATGTACAAACACCAATGTCACGGGACAGGAGCTTTCCGCGATACTGCATGCGGATTTTGCGATTGATGCCGAGATGGCGGACGCCAATTATCTCGTGTGCATTTGCACCGGCGCGGACACCGAACGCGATTATGCGCGGCTTATGGGCGCGCTGCGCGACAAGCGGTTTTGTGCCGTTTCCAAGCCGCATCGGCAGCCGCTGCCGTTTCCGGAGCCGGAGCGCGTGTGCTCGGTGCGAAAGGCGTGGTTTGGCGCCAAAACAACCGTGCCGTTGGGGCACAGCGCCGGAAAAATCTGTGCGCGGCCGATTACGCCGTATCCGCCCGGCGTGCCGCTTGTATATCCGGGAGAGCGGATTCGGCAAGTTCACATTGAATTTCTGCGGGACGGATGGTATACTGATACTGCATCCATCTGCGTGATGGACGGTGATTTTTGA
- the alr gene encoding alanine racemase: MKKFVIEREKLKENARIIEKKAGVPVFAVLKADGYGFGMKQMAEVLKETGIRMFAVTEPEDAQRLRDWGYTEEDILVMRSTAMADEAYQVVQANAIATVGSPEAAQCLNEVAQGCGMQAKAHVKIDTGMGRYGFLPDQYAEIKKVYTACPGMQVTGIYTHFHSSFADEAATRGQYKQLCHIISQLEADGICVGMRHAANSNGVFRYDDMMLDAVRVGSAFTGRIVGGAKYGLSRLGYLESRVIETRTVPKGHTFGYGAGYVAKDTTRVAVVPVGYTDGFSVEKKRDLFRPRDVMRYVKNDLEDGRGKGNIYISIAGHRVRVLGHVGLCHVSCDVTGLDIKNGDTAILDVNPLYLSPLVTKEYV, encoded by the coding sequence ATGAAAAAGTTCGTGATTGAGCGGGAAAAGCTCAAGGAAAATGCCCGCATCATTGAGAAAAAGGCGGGCGTGCCGGTATTTGCCGTACTCAAGGCAGACGGCTACGGCTTTGGCATGAAGCAGATGGCAGAGGTCTTGAAGGAGACCGGCATCCGCATGTTTGCCGTGACCGAGCCGGAGGACGCCCAGCGCTTGCGCGATTGGGGCTATACCGAGGAAGACATTCTCGTCATGCGCTCCACTGCGATGGCGGATGAAGCGTATCAGGTCGTGCAGGCGAACGCGATTGCGACGGTCGGTTCGCCGGAGGCAGCGCAGTGCCTGAATGAAGTTGCACAGGGCTGCGGCATGCAGGCAAAGGCGCATGTCAAGATTGACACGGGCATGGGACGCTACGGCTTTTTGCCGGATCAGTATGCGGAGATTAAAAAAGTGTATACTGCGTGCCCGGGCATGCAGGTGACCGGTATTTATACGCATTTTCACTCCTCGTTTGCCGATGAGGCGGCAACGCGCGGACAGTATAAGCAGCTGTGCCACATCATCAGCCAGCTGGAAGCGGACGGTATTTGTGTCGGCATGCGCCATGCGGCAAACTCCAACGGTGTGTTCCGCTATGACGATATGATGCTGGACGCGGTTCGCGTCGGCTCTGCGTTTACCGGACGCATTGTTGGCGGCGCAAAATATGGACTGTCCCGTCTGGGTTATCTCGAAAGCCGCGTCATTGAGACGCGCACCGTGCCGAAGGGTCACACCTTTGGCTATGGCGCGGGCTATGTCGCAAAGGACACTACACGCGTGGCGGTTGTGCCGGTCGGCTATACAGACGGCTTTTCCGTGGAAAAAAAGCGCGATTTGTTCCGTCCGCGCGATGTCATGCGTTATGTAAAGAACGATTTGGAAGACGGCAGGGGCAAGGGCAATATCTACATCAGCATTGCCGGACATCGCGTCCGCGTGCTGGGACATGTGGGTCTGTGCCATGTATCCTGCGATGTGACAGGACTGGATATTAAAAACGGTGACACGGCGATTCTCGATGTCAATCCGCTGTATCTCAGCCCACTGGTAACCAAGGAATATGTCTGA
- a CDS encoding lipid II:glycine glycyltransferase FemX: MFEFVNDNTLAEYEAFNMSHPFGHFAQSKKWANLKDNWKWEAVIVRDENGAICGSLAVLIRNLPHMPWTLMYGCRGPVCDPHDRATMEQLIEGARVLAKKYHSYVLKIDPDVSIEDKEFIKELEHLGFKNATGDGKNFEGIQPNFVFRLDVSEMNAKKIYTAEPGEAFDITVDDTQGEDAIMHFKTDTRTKVRKAIKRGVKIKLVGKEMMPFFAKMMLETGLRDGFVTRPASYFNKMLDAMGDNARLYMAFYEDKPIAGTLAIYYGDKVWYLYGASANGTKEFDVRKLMPNYLLQWMMIQWSLEKKCRIYDFRGVSGDLTPDNPLYGLYRFKKDFNGDLVQFVGEYDLVFNKPIYFAVVHGQSTYRNLRRKRFLKKNAALDTSKPKNLTGDHRGESQAKKEEKKPEENK; the protein is encoded by the coding sequence ATGTTTGAATTTGTAAATGATAATACGCTGGCTGAATACGAAGCCTTTAATATGAGCCACCCGTTTGGCCATTTCGCGCAGTCCAAGAAGTGGGCGAACCTGAAGGATAACTGGAAGTGGGAAGCAGTCATCGTTCGCGACGAGAACGGCGCAATCTGCGGCTCTCTCGCCGTGCTCATCCGCAACCTGCCGCATATGCCGTGGACACTGATGTACGGCTGCCGCGGTCCGGTTTGCGATCCGCATGACCGCGCAACCATGGAGCAGCTCATCGAGGGCGCTCGCGTGCTGGCGAAGAAGTATCATTCTTACGTGCTTAAGATTGATCCGGACGTTTCGATTGAGGATAAGGAGTTTATCAAGGAGCTGGAGCATCTGGGCTTTAAAAATGCCACCGGCGACGGCAAGAACTTTGAGGGCATTCAGCCGAACTTCGTGTTCCGTCTGGACGTCTCCGAGATGAACGCCAAGAAGATTTATACCGCTGAGCCGGGCGAGGCATTCGACATCACTGTCGACGACACGCAGGGCGAGGACGCCATCATGCACTTTAAGACGGATACCCGTACCAAGGTGCGCAAGGCAATCAAGCGCGGCGTCAAGATCAAGCTGGTTGGCAAGGAAATGATGCCGTTTTTCGCAAAGATGATGCTGGAAACCGGCCTGCGTGACGGTTTCGTCACCCGTCCGGCAAGCTACTTCAATAAGATGCTGGATGCGATGGGGGACAATGCCCGTCTGTACATGGCATTTTATGAGGACAAGCCGATTGCAGGTACGCTTGCGATTTACTACGGCGACAAGGTTTGGTATCTGTACGGCGCATCCGCAAACGGCACCAAGGAATTTGACGTCCGCAAGCTGATGCCGAACTACTTATTGCAGTGGATGATGATTCAGTGGTCTCTGGAGAAGAAGTGCCGCATCTATGACTTCCGCGGCGTTTCCGGCGATTTGACACCGGATAACCCGCTGTACGGTCTGTACCGCTTCAAGAAGGATTTCAATGGCGATCTGGTACAGTTTGTCGGCGAATATGATCTGGTATTCAACAAGCCGATATACTTTGCCGTTGTACACGGTCAGAGCACCTATCGCAACCTGCGCCGCAAGCGCTTCCTGAAGAAGAACGCTGCGCTGGATACTTCCAAGCCGAAGAATTTGACCGGCGATCATCGCGGCGAGTCGCAGGCAAAGAAAGAAGAAAAGAAGCCGGAAGAGAACAAGTAA
- the serC gene encoding 3-phosphoserine/phosphohydroxythreonine transaminase — protein sequence MSEGRIYNFSAGPSMMPLPVLEKAAAEMTNYGGSGMSVMEMSHRSKYYDDIINGAQDVLRRVYNIPDNYRILFMQGGATMQFSAVPLNLMVTGKADYAITGNFARNAYKEAKKFGDIHIAATSEADNFTWVPTPDQLDIRPDADYFYICANNTIFGTEWHYDPNAGDVPVVADMSSNILSKPVDISKYGMIYAGAQKNMGPAGMAVVIIREDLMGHYRENMPVLLDYQLMADKNSMYNTPPTYSIYMMKLVTEWVEQMGGLEAMAKNADLRSSMLYDYLDSTDFYKGAAQKASRSRMNVTFRTGNDELDKKFIQESIDAGMTNLKGHRLVGGMRASIYNAMPIEGVEYLIDFMKKFENNNK from the coding sequence ATGTCCGAAGGAAGAATTTATAACTTTTCGGCTGGCCCGTCCATGATGCCGCTGCCGGTCCTCGAGAAGGCCGCAGCAGAAATGACCAACTATGGCGGTTCCGGCATGTCAGTTATGGAGATGAGTCACCGTTCAAAGTACTACGACGATATTATCAACGGTGCGCAGGACGTTCTGCGCCGCGTCTATAATATCCCGGACAACTACCGCATTCTGTTTATGCAGGGCGGCGCAACCATGCAGTTCTCTGCGGTTCCGCTCAACCTCATGGTAACCGGCAAGGCAGATTACGCCATCACCGGCAACTTCGCACGCAATGCATACAAGGAAGCAAAGAAGTTTGGCGACATTCACATCGCTGCAACCTCTGAAGCTGACAACTTTACTTGGGTTCCGACCCCGGATCAGCTGGACATCCGCCCGGATGCAGATTACTTCTACATCTGCGCAAACAACACCATCTTCGGTACCGAATGGCACTACGACCCGAACGCAGGAGATGTTCCGGTTGTTGCTGACATGTCCTCCAACATTCTGTCCAAGCCGGTCGACATTTCCAAGTACGGTATGATTTATGCCGGTGCACAGAAAAACATGGGCCCAGCAGGCATGGCAGTTGTCATCATTCGCGAGGATCTCATGGGTCACTACCGCGAGAACATGCCGGTTCTGCTGGATTACCAGCTGATGGCTGACAAAAACAGCATGTACAACACGCCTCCTACGTACTCCATCTACATGATGAAGCTGGTCACCGAATGGGTCGAGCAGATGGGCGGTCTGGAAGCGATGGCAAAGAATGCGGATCTCCGCAGCAGCATGCTGTATGACTATCTGGATTCTACCGATTTTTACAAGGGTGCTGCACAGAAGGCTTCCCGTTCCCGCATGAACGTCACCTTCCGCACCGGCAACGATGAGCTGGATAAGAAGTTTATTCAGGAATCCATCGACGCCGGCATGACCAATCTGAAGGGTCATCGTCTGGTTGGCGGCATGCGCGCTTCTATCTACAATGCTATGCCGATCGAGGGCGTTGAGTACCTCATCGACTTCATGAAGAAGTTCGAGAACAACAACAAGTAA
- a CDS encoding 3-phosphoglycerate dehydrogenase family protein: MHQVKLFNKISNAGLDLLKKDSYEYSEDLTDYDAILVRSAKLHDLEFPKGLKCIARAGAGVNNIPLKKCTEKGIVVFNTPGANANAVKELVLCGLLLSSRDIIGGANWVKTLAGNGDQISALAEKGKSNFAGPEIAGKTLGVIGLGAIGVRVANAAIELGMDVIGYDPYLSVNAALNIQRGVAYTANLNDIFEKSDYITVHVPLMDSTRGIVGEEGIAKMKDGVRILNFARNGLCDEDAVIAGLESGKVACYVTDFASEKLLAQPKAICLPHLGASTPESEDNCARMAAEELIEYLETGTIRNSVNFPNLRVPREANIRICIMHRNMPNLIARLSTTLSDRGINIENMGSRPRDEIAYTIMETNNELTPETKAALQAVEGVISFRVIE, translated from the coding sequence ATGCATCAGGTAAAACTGTTTAATAAGATTTCGAACGCAGGTCTCGATCTGCTCAAGAAGGATTCCTACGAGTATTCGGAGGATTTGACGGACTATGATGCGATCTTAGTTCGTTCTGCCAAGCTGCACGATCTGGAGTTCCCGAAGGGACTCAAGTGCATCGCCCGTGCCGGCGCCGGTGTCAACAACATCCCGCTCAAGAAGTGCACGGAAAAGGGCATTGTCGTATTCAACACCCCGGGCGCAAACGCAAATGCCGTAAAGGAACTGGTTCTGTGCGGTCTGCTGCTGTCCTCCCGTGACATCATCGGCGGCGCAAACTGGGTAAAGACCCTCGCAGGCAACGGCGACCAGATCAGCGCACTGGCTGAAAAGGGCAAGTCGAACTTTGCCGGTCCAGAAATCGCAGGCAAGACGCTGGGCGTCATCGGTCTGGGTGCCATCGGTGTCCGCGTGGCAAACGCTGCCATCGAGCTGGGCATGGATGTCATCGGCTATGACCCGTATCTGTCTGTCAATGCTGCTCTGAACATCCAGCGCGGCGTAGCTTATACCGCAAACCTCAACGACATCTTTGAAAAGTCTGACTACATCACCGTACACGTTCCGCTGATGGATTCCACCCGCGGCATTGTCGGCGAGGAAGGCATCGCAAAGATGAAGGACGGCGTTCGCATTCTCAACTTCGCCCGCAACGGTCTGTGCGACGAGGATGCTGTCATCGCAGGTCTGGAATCCGGCAAGGTTGCTTGCTACGTGACCGACTTTGCTTCCGAGAAGCTGCTGGCACAGCCGAAGGCAATCTGCCTGCCGCATCTGGGTGCTTCCACGCCGGAGAGCGAGGACAACTGTGCGCGCATGGCTGCCGAGGAACTCATCGAGTACCTCGAAACCGGTACCATCCGCAATTCCGTCAACTTCCCGAATCTGCGCGTACCGCGTGAAGCAAACATTCGTATCTGCATCATGCATCGCAACATGCCGAATCTGATTGCACGTCTGTCCACCACGCTGTCTGACCGCGGCATTAACATTGAAAACATGGGCAGCCGTCCGCGTGACGAAATCGCTTACACCATCATGGAGACCAACAACGAGTTGACTCCGGAGACAAAGGCTGCTCTGCAGGCTGTAGAAGGCGTTATTTCGTTCCGCGTTATCGAGTAA
- a CDS encoding GntR family transcriptional regulator, giving the protein MKRMSSSLRAKEEFMVMCREGIYQAGERLPSETKMAQHFGISRETWRASLELLRREGIIYSKHGVGTFLMEVSAKAENDLTRLCAISEMIRQAGIAEGRSSYTTGLTIPSSEVASALGVKSGINVFYVNRTRYTKSGDPICCSMHYMPVYLADELDPMHMPDSLFFYFENRKGIFVSRSSAHILIPKHDDPLAVQLRGEQQDMQILGMEQQHFDSRGNPVLYTIDYLRSEIFNFSVTRIREK; this is encoded by the coding sequence ATGAAACGCATGTCATCATCGCTGCGGGCAAAAGAAGAATTTATGGTTATGTGCCGCGAGGGAATCTATCAGGCAGGAGAACGCCTGCCGTCCGAGACCAAAATGGCACAGCACTTCGGAATCAGCCGCGAAACATGGCGTGCGTCGCTGGAACTGCTTCGGCGAGAGGGCATTATCTACTCCAAGCATGGCGTCGGCACCTTCCTCATGGAAGTGTCCGCCAAGGCGGAAAATGACTTGACGCGCCTGTGCGCGATCAGCGAAATGATTCGTCAGGCTGGCATCGCAGAGGGACGCTCCAGCTATACAACCGGACTCACCATTCCGTCCAGTGAGGTGGCATCGGCGCTCGGCGTCAAGTCCGGCATCAATGTTTTTTACGTCAATCGCACGCGCTATACCAAGAGCGGCGATCCGATTTGCTGCAGCATGCATTACATGCCGGTATATCTGGCGGATGAATTAGACCCGATGCACATGCCGGATTCGTTGTTTTTCTACTTTGAGAACCGCAAAGGCATTTTTGTCAGCCGCTCCTCGGCGCACATCCTGATTCCAAAGCATGATGACCCGCTGGCTGTCCAGCTGCGCGGAGAACAGCAGGATATGCAGATCCTCGGCATGGAACAGCAGCATTTTGACTCCCGCGGCAATCCGGTCTTGTATACCATAGACTATCTCCGCAGCGAGATTTTCAATTTTTCTGTAACGCGTATCCGCGAAAAATAA
- the ybaK gene encoding Cys-tRNA(Pro) deacylase — protein MAENKTNAMRMLDRAKVPYTPHTYETDGEHVDGITVATSIGEPLERVYKTLVTAGKSGGHYVFVIPVAAELDLKKAAKAVGEKSVQMIHVKDINKLTGYIRGGCSPIGMKKQFPTVLSDSARDLPTVIVSGGRIGFQVELEPNALLKLIRGQFGDIEVK, from the coding sequence ATGGCTGAAAATAAAACCAACGCGATGCGCATGCTGGATCGCGCAAAAGTTCCCTATACGCCGCACACCTACGAAACCGACGGCGAACACGTCGACGGCATCACGGTTGCCACATCCATCGGCGAACCGCTGGAGCGCGTGTACAAAACCCTCGTGACCGCAGGCAAATCGGGCGGACACTATGTCTTTGTCATTCCGGTTGCGGCGGAGCTGGATCTCAAAAAGGCCGCAAAGGCTGTCGGAGAAAAATCCGTGCAGATGATTCACGTCAAAGACATCAACAAGCTCACCGGATATATTCGCGGCGGCTGCAGCCCAATCGGCATGAAAAAGCAGTTTCCGACCGTTCTCAGCGACTCTGCGCGCGATTTGCCGACCGTCATTGTGTCCGGCGGACGCATCGGCTTTCAGGTTGAGCTGGAGCCCAACGCACTGCTCAAGCTCATCCGCGGTCAGTTCGGGGACATTGAGGTAAAATAA
- a CDS encoding D-alanyl-D-alanine carboxypeptidase family protein: MGKKIAACLMAVLLLCSSMSALAAAPQTTSQSVCVMDADTGEILYEKDAYTQLPMASITKTMTALVAMENSDLQGTTTATNEALATVDLASTRIGFEAGENLTLDELMYCMLVYSANDAANILAAAVGGTVDNFVAMMNAKAEELGCTHTHFMNPNGLDADGHYTCAHDMAIITQAANKYPAFAKYAGSVTYTLPADNVIGEGWQIKTKVNALEQGSPVYDARIYAAKTGWTTKAHNTFIACAKTSDGSNMIVTLLNCPVKNGIFTETTALLNYAESAYPKLTVPTDAFEKQAKKAVKKTGGKLDEAELQAVTLRLPSSMTEKDLSYACAQTPSGVQLQISVAENSRKAYQEETGLDGSAPLATVMLPVMDDKNEKQEQAVQTQSESEKQGVAASMQQKLSHLPKLAQDAILGASIVVCAIVLMFVILFSIRLYHQRKRHKKKQSRP, encoded by the coding sequence ATGGGTAAGAAAATTGCCGCCTGCCTGATGGCGGTACTTCTGCTGTGCAGCAGCATGAGCGCACTCGCTGCAGCGCCGCAGACGACTTCACAAAGTGTGTGCGTCATGGATGCGGACACGGGAGAAATTTTATATGAAAAAGATGCCTACACACAGCTGCCGATGGCATCCATCACCAAGACAATGACAGCGCTCGTTGCCATGGAAAACAGCGATTTGCAGGGCACGACGACCGCGACCAATGAGGCGCTGGCGACGGTTGATTTGGCGTCAACGCGCATTGGCTTTGAGGCCGGTGAGAATCTGACGCTGGACGAGCTGATGTATTGTATGCTGGTTTATTCCGCAAACGATGCGGCGAACATCCTCGCAGCAGCTGTAGGCGGTACCGTGGATAACTTCGTTGCCATGATGAATGCAAAGGCAGAGGAGCTCGGCTGCACACACACGCATTTTATGAATCCGAACGGATTGGATGCCGATGGGCATTATACGTGTGCACACGATATGGCCATTATCACCCAAGCGGCAAATAAATATCCGGCATTTGCCAAATATGCGGGATCTGTCACGTATACGCTGCCGGCAGACAACGTGATTGGGGAAGGCTGGCAGATTAAGACCAAGGTGAATGCGCTGGAGCAGGGAAGTCCGGTTTATGATGCGCGTATTTATGCGGCAAAGACCGGCTGGACGACCAAGGCACACAACACATTTATTGCCTGTGCCAAGACCAGCGACGGCAGCAATATGATTGTCACGCTGCTCAATTGTCCGGTGAAGAATGGTATTTTCACAGAGACAACCGCGCTGCTCAATTATGCAGAGAGCGCGTATCCGAAATTGACGGTGCCGACAGATGCATTTGAAAAGCAGGCAAAAAAAGCAGTCAAAAAAACGGGCGGAAAACTGGATGAAGCGGAGCTTCAGGCTGTTACTCTGCGCCTGCCATCGAGCATGACGGAAAAAGATTTGTCTTACGCCTGCGCCCAAACACCGTCCGGTGTGCAGCTGCAAATCTCGGTTGCGGAAAACAGCCGGAAAGCATATCAGGAAGAAACCGGATTGGACGGTTCAGCGCCGTTGGCAACCGTGATGCTTCCTGTGATGGATGACAAAAATGAGAAGCAGGAACAGGCTGTGCAGACACAGTCCGAGTCGGAAAAGCAGGGAGTTGCTGCGTCGATGCAGCAGAAGCTGAGCCATCTGCCCAAGCTCGCACAGGACGCCATCCTCGGTGCAAGCATTGTGGTTTGCGCCATTGTGCTGATGTTCGTCATTCTGTTTTCCATCCGATTGTATCATCAACGCAAGCGCCACAAGAAAAAGCAGAGCAGACCTTGA
- a CDS encoding DUF1294 domain-containing protein, whose translation MILIFWLLLVNCIGAFVTIHDKHAAQRGAWRVPEKTLFALCILGGCPGVYLTMRTIHHKTKHRRFMIGIPLIFAVQLALFAWLCYQHTPVLL comes from the coding sequence ATGATTTTGATTTTTTGGCTCTTGCTGGTCAATTGCATTGGTGCTTTCGTCACGATACACGATAAGCACGCAGCCCAGCGCGGCGCATGGCGCGTGCCGGAAAAAACGCTGTTTGCGCTGTGCATTCTCGGCGGCTGCCCCGGTGTCTATTTGACGATGCGCACCATTCACCACAAGACCAAGCACCGGCGATTTATGATTGGCATTCCGCTCATCTTTGCGGTACAGCTCGCCCTGTTTGCTTGGCTGTGTTATCAGCACACACCGGTTTTGCTGTAA